A single window of Mesotoga sp. Brook.08.105.5.1 DNA harbors:
- the rfbB gene encoding dTDP-glucose 4,6-dehydratase has product MTLLVTGVAGFIGSNFVYYYLRRHPERKIIGLDNLTYAGNLDNLSKLTNKEKKRFTFIKGDICDNELVESIFNEHDIDGVINFAAESHVDRSIHDPQIFLKTNILGTQVLLDAAKNHWQLSDGSWRSLSSKEGEERRRDRFARTTNNEQRATPRFLQISTDEVYGALGPTGYFTEKTPLDPHSPYSASKASADLIVKAYHDTYGMPINITRCSNNYGPYQFPEKLIPLIINNALNHKPLPVYGDGRQIRDWLYVGDHCRAIDMVFENGKSGDVYNIGGHNERENIYIVKRIIEILREKAGDREINESLIKHVTDRLGHDRRYAIDPSKITYELGWKPSIMFDEGIEMTVDWYLNNREWVESVISGEYLEFYEKNYDAK; this is encoded by the coding sequence ATGACTCTTCTTGTTACAGGTGTGGCGGGTTTCATAGGAAGCAATTTCGTTTATTATTACCTTCGCAGGCATCCTGAGAGAAAGATCATCGGTCTGGATAATCTCACTTATGCGGGAAACCTGGACAATCTCTCTAAACTTACAAACAAAGAGAAGAAGAGATTCACCTTCATCAAAGGCGATATCTGCGATAACGAACTCGTTGAAAGTATCTTCAACGAACACGATATTGATGGAGTAATAAACTTCGCAGCCGAATCTCACGTAGATAGATCGATCCACGATCCGCAGATCTTCTTGAAAACAAACATACTCGGAACACAGGTTCTTCTCGATGCAGCAAAGAACCACTGGCAGCTGTCTGACGGAAGCTGGAGGAGCCTAAGCTCAAAAGAGGGCGAAGAAAGAAGACGAGATCGTTTTGCACGAACAACGAACAACGAACAACGAGCAACGCCCAGGTTCTTACAGATTTCCACCGACGAAGTATATGGAGCTCTCGGTCCCACGGGATACTTCACGGAGAAGACTCCTCTAGATCCGCACAGTCCTTATTCTGCATCTAAGGCCTCTGCGGATCTAATAGTCAAAGCCTATCACGATACTTACGGAATGCCCATAAACATAACACGATGCTCGAACAACTACGGGCCTTATCAGTTTCCAGAGAAGCTTATACCTCTGATAATAAACAACGCGCTGAATCATAAACCTCTTCCAGTATATGGAGACGGCAGACAGATAAGAGACTGGCTTTATGTCGGAGATCATTGCAGAGCTATAGATATGGTCTTTGAAAACGGTAAGTCTGGAGACGTCTATAATATAGGCGGACATAACGAGAGAGAGAACATCTATATAGTCAAGAGGATAATCGAGATACTCAGAGAAAAGGCGGGAGACCGGGAGATAAACGAGTCGCTCATAAAGCATGTGACCGACAGACTTGGACATGATAGAAGATACGCGATAGATCCTAGTAAGATAACCTATGAGCTGGGATGGAAACCTTCAATCATGTTCGATGAAGGAATAGAGATGACAGTAGACTGGTATTTGAACAACAGAGAGTGGGTTGAAAGCGTTATCTCTGGAGAGTATTTGGAGTTCTATGAGAAGAACTATGACGCGAAGTGA
- the rfbD gene encoding dTDP-4-dehydrorhamnose reductase: MRILITGANGQLGQDLQKELKRREIDFTPTDFLPNEKRHYDWQMAFLGGNTMHLDITNLVEVKDFTKRARPDAIINCAAYNAVDKAEDDWKNAFSVNAIGPKNLAIAASEHGIPLMHFSTDYVFDGKKGSPYFVWDKPKPLSKYGQSKLYGEQLVSLFTNRCFIVRLSWVFGVGNTNFVKKILEWSKEKDELKVVDDQISSPAYTVDLSKAILDLLETGAYGIYHMTNTGHCSRYDWAKYILELSGWKGRLIPAKSSEFKTAAQRPEFSAMDTFPLGETIGYELPDWQDATERFLKELEVFG; encoded by the coding sequence ATGAGAATCCTAATAACTGGTGCCAACGGCCAACTTGGCCAGGACCTTCAGAAAGAATTGAAAAGAAGGGAGATAGATTTCACTCCAACCGATTTCCTGCCTAATGAAAAGAGGCACTATGATTGGCAAATGGCTTTTCTTGGTGGGAATACAATGCATCTAGATATTACTAACTTAGTTGAAGTAAAAGATTTCACCAAACGTGCCAGACCTGACGCAATAATCAACTGCGCCGCATACAACGCCGTAGATAAGGCCGAAGATGACTGGAAGAATGCGTTTTCGGTTAACGCTATCGGTCCGAAGAACCTCGCGATAGCAGCAAGCGAACATGGCATTCCTCTAATGCACTTCAGCACAGACTATGTATTTGACGGAAAGAAGGGAAGTCCTTACTTCGTGTGGGATAAACCAAAGCCGTTGTCAAAATACGGGCAAAGCAAGCTATATGGCGAACAGCTTGTCTCGCTTTTCACGAATCGATGTTTTATTGTCCGGCTGAGCTGGGTCTTCGGCGTAGGAAACACTAACTTTGTAAAAAAGATTCTCGAATGGTCGAAGGAGAAAGATGAGCTGAAGGTCGTCGACGATCAGATATCCTCTCCTGCTTACACAGTGGATCTCTCCAAGGCGATTCTGGATCTTCTCGAAACGGGAGCTTATGGAATATATCACATGACCAACACCGGACACTGCAGCAGATACGACTGGGCGAAATACATACTGGAGCTTTCTGGCTGGAAAGGCAGATTGATTCCAGCGAAGAGTTCGGAATTCAAAACAGCAGCCCAAAGACCGGAATTCTCTGCTATGGATACTTTCCCGTTGGGGGAAACGATTGGATACGAACTGCCAGACTGGCAAGATGCAACTGAGAGATTTCTCAAAGAGCTGGAGGTATTTGGATGA
- a CDS encoding class I SAM-dependent methyltransferase, with translation MCGIDDSLPDNYYCAVRKDLIDLVPPGFRSVLEIGCGEGNNAAYLREKGATYIAGIELSCRHGEIAATRMDEIFIGSVEEDLPNWLLNREFDLVICGDVIEHLIDPWRTLERLRNVIPSSGYLVASIPNIRHYSVVKELVLRGRFQYVSSGLLDRTHLRFFTKREIIELLDNSQYKIINWSHSPISRRDSLISRITFGRFDGFLTYQYYVLAQKK, from the coding sequence ATGTGTGGTATTGACGATTCCTTACCCGACAACTATTACTGTGCTGTTCGAAAAGACCTTATCGATCTCGTTCCACCTGGATTCAGAAGTGTTCTAGAAATTGGATGCGGTGAAGGGAATAACGCTGCCTATCTGAGAGAAAAGGGGGCAACCTATATTGCTGGAATAGAGTTATCCTGCAGGCATGGAGAAATCGCAGCAACTAGAATGGATGAAATCTTTATTGGATCAGTTGAAGAGGATTTGCCCAATTGGCTTCTAAATAGAGAATTCGATTTGGTGATCTGCGGAGATGTCATAGAGCATCTCATTGATCCATGGAGGACTTTAGAAAGACTTCGAAACGTCATTCCTTCCTCGGGATATCTTGTGGCATCCATTCCAAATATCAGGCATTATTCTGTTGTAAAGGAACTAGTCTTAAGAGGAAGATTTCAATATGTGTCATCAGGGTTGCTAGATCGAACTCATTTAAGGTTCTTCACAAAGAGAGAAATCATTGAGCTACTAGATAATTCTCAGTATAAAATAATCAACTGGTCACACTCACCGATCTCCAGGAGAGATTCATTAATCAGTCGGATCACATTCGGCCGATTTGATGGATTTCTTACTTACCAGTACTATGTTCTTGCTCAGAAAAAGTAA
- a CDS encoding glycosyltransferase family 2 protein: protein MISVICVFNNREILESCLLKSLSKEENTFDLVLVDNTEKAFSSAASALNHGAQKAKGNFLAFVHQDVVFGEKFSLTELEYQMDALPVGSIAGAAGRLNEDGVITSMTHGEPPSPAGTIRPKSPTECQTVDEVMIGVRREMFEEIMFDPLVCNGWHLYGVDFCLSAGERDYKSFVLPMDLHHRSPGYSMDDSFYEILKKVVSKHKNNYKTIYSTNGIWPTSVFKLKWMHNTEMFRNNVREIAMETQFGRKILAIRRRRFQKMRSEFGDEN from the coding sequence GTGATAAGTGTTATTTGTGTATTCAACAATAGGGAAATATTGGAATCCTGTCTCCTGAAAAGCCTCTCCAAAGAGGAAAATACATTTGACTTGGTTTTAGTAGATAATACCGAGAAAGCATTTTCGTCGGCCGCTTCAGCTCTTAACCATGGAGCACAAAAGGCAAAAGGCAACTTCCTTGCCTTCGTCCATCAGGACGTTGTCTTTGGAGAAAAGTTCAGCTTAACTGAGCTTGAATACCAGATGGATGCTCTCCCCGTTGGTTCAATAGCTGGTGCTGCAGGTAGGCTAAACGAGGACGGTGTCATAACATCGATGACACACGGAGAACCGCCTTCTCCAGCTGGTACAATTCGCCCGAAGAGTCCTACTGAATGTCAAACTGTTGATGAAGTTATGATAGGAGTCAGGAGAGAGATGTTCGAAGAAATAATGTTCGATCCATTAGTCTGTAATGGCTGGCACCTTTATGGTGTTGATTTCTGCCTTTCTGCAGGAGAGAGAGACTACAAGAGCTTCGTCCTCCCTATGGATTTGCATCACAGATCTCCTGGATACTCTATGGATGATAGCTTCTACGAAATCCTAAAGAAAGTGGTATCAAAGCACAAGAACAACTACAAGACGATTTACAGTACAAACGGGATTTGGCCGACTTCTGTTTTCAAACTCAAATGGATGCATAACACAGAGATGTTTAGAAATAATGTGAGGGAAATTGCAATGGAAACCCAATTCGGTAGGAAAATTCTTGCTATAAGACGGAGGAGATTTCAAAAGATGCGAAGCGAGTTTGGTGATGAAAACTGA